A DNA window from Theobroma cacao cultivar B97-61/B2 chromosome 5, Criollo_cocoa_genome_V2, whole genome shotgun sequence contains the following coding sequences:
- the LOC18600505 gene encoding putative pectinesterase/pectinesterase inhibitor 22, with the protein MAFANFLLILLMLPSFEAIPDVTPSTKQNLTTQPLIIQACTDVDNHDLCLSNIQAELQSLGPQTPSSVLHAALRASLNEARQAIETMTKFTGLSVSYREQIAIEDCKELLDFSVSELAWSLAEMKKIRDGDRNAEYEGNLKAWLSAALSNQDTCLEGFEGTDHHLESFIRGSLKQVTQLIGNVLAMYTQLHSLPFRPPRNSTSTNTSSEFPEWITDGDQELLRTNPSGMHVDAVVSLDRNDHYRTITDAINAAPSYSNRRYIIYVKKGVYKENIDMKKKKTNIMLVGDGIGQTVVTGNRNFMQGWTTFRTATVAVSGKGFIARDMTFRNTAEPQNHQAVALRVDSDQSAFYRCSMEGHQDTLYIHSLRQFYRECHIYGTIDFIFGNGAAVLQNCKIFTRVPLPLQKVTITAQGRKNPNQSTGFSIQNSYILATQPTYLGRPWKQYSRTVFMNTYMGALVQPRGWLEWYGDFALNTLWYGEYRNYGPGASLSGRVKWPGYHIIRDASTANFFTVGRFIDGRSWLPATGVKFTDGLSK; encoded by the exons ATGGCATTTGCCAATTTTCTTCTCATTCTCTTGATGTTACCATCATTCGAAGCTATACCTGATGTAACCCCCTCGACAAAACAGAACTTAACCACTCAACCATTGATCATCCAAGCTTGCACAGACGTTGATAACCATGATTTATGCCTCTCAAATATACAAGCTGAGCTTCAAAGCTTAGGGCCTCAAACCCCATCATCAGTTTTACATGCTGCTCTCAGGGCCTCTCTTAATGAAGCAAGACAAGCCATTGAAACGATGACAAAGTTCACTGGTTTGTCTGTCAGTTATCGTGAACAAATAGCGATTGAGGACTGCAAGGAACTCCTGGATTTCTCTGTTTCAGAGTTGGCCTGGTCTTTAGCTGAGATGAAAAAGATTCGTGATGGTGATAGAAATGCTGAATACGAAGGCAACCTGAAAGCTTGGTTAAGTGCTGCCTTGAGTAACCAAGACACCTGCCTTGAAGGCTTCGAAGGCACAGACCACCACCTCGAGAGCTTCATCAGAGGAAGCCTGAAACAAGTTACACAACTTATTGGCAATGTTCTAGCTATGTACACTCAATTACATAGCTTGCCCTTCCGACCACCTCGAAACAGCACTTCAACAAACACAAGCTCAGAGTTCCCAGAGTGGATAACTGATGGTGATCAAGAGCTCCTACGAACTAACCCTAGTGGCATGCATGTAGATGCCGTTGTGTCATTAGACAGGAATGACCATTATCGGACAATCACAGATGCTATCAATGCCGCTCCGAGTTACAGTAACAGGAGGTACATCATTTATGTGAAGAAGGGAGTTTACAAGGAGAACATTgacatgaagaagaaaaaaaccaaTATTATGCTGGTTGGGGATGGTATTGGACAAACTGTTGTGACAGGAAACAGGAATTTCATGCAAGGATGGACTACATTTCGAACTGCAACCGTTG CTGTGTCTGGAAAAGGATTTATAGCAAGAGACATGACATTCCGCAACACAGCCGAACCCCAGAACCACCAGGCTGTGGCTCTCCGAGTGGATTCTGATCAGTCCGCCTTCTATCGTTGCAGCATGGAAGGCCACCAGGACACCCTCTACATTCACTCCCTCCGCCAATTCTACCGTGAATGCCACATCTATGGGACCATAGACTTCATTTTCGGAAACGGTGCAGCGGTCCTCCAGAACTGCAAGATATTCACTCGAGTCCCCTTACCACTTCAGAAGGTTACCATCACTGCTCAGGGAAGGAAAAACCCGAATCAGAGCACCGGGTTTTCGATTCAGAACAGCTACATTCTTGCCACCCAACCAACCTATTTAGGCAGGCCATGGAAGCAGTATTCCAGGACTGTTTTTATGAATACTTACATGGGTGCTTTGGTGCAGCCTAGAGGGTGGCTCGAGTGGTATGGGGACTTTGCATTGAACACACTTTGGTACGGTGAGTACAGGAATTACGGCCCTGGTGCATCATTATCCGGACGGGTGAAATGGCCAGGTTACCACATTATCCGAGATGCTTCCACCGCAAATTTCTTCACCGTTGGGAGGTTCATTGACGGCCGGTCATGGTTGCCTGCAACCGGCGTCAAGTTCACCGACGGTCTGAGCAAATAG
- the LOC18600507 gene encoding uncharacterized protein LOC18600507 isoform X1, giving the protein MSNQTLNDMSSSSSSSSGVRSLSEISEKDTVHLSVDLVSAARRNIGFLRSVNECHWLHQRATIVEAIRRYEEVWMPLISDLTVVGSTPPMVLPPFDVEWVWFCHTLNPVAYRKYCESRFSKLIGKPAIFNEENEEYALMRCREIWVQRHESEPFENEVESDSQDPPGINQDLFNQVKKHKFLYSKFSEPYFFELVYLIAARQRYRGFLYMMQRFGDGCLRFVPALDIVLMLLTHQSYPTVYVEDLKDKWDDMGKVVGLWETVKEKEVDESKNLWERTFDQPYEKAGGGLAVELDNLKAKRPIYWEVSDVDVNTKYKSMIPRFLLEVCVFVRLNDRTKVSNGDTKHKFLRLRAVRCHRELKLDELISNFSYDSWRKAWHLYCEFGTRGLMVELRGRGGRCFKGSKSLDSMPFYWNDLLRAPSITLSRKVDQVRIVASITPPVQAPYLLKCVPDRVTDDSGAMISDVILKLNNYRPQKGRWLSRTVLDHAGRECFVVRIRVGGGFWRRGAETPSAVNWEDRIIEIREGSWSYVAGSIGRAPEKVVGTATPKESPEQWQAAWEFSTGDELLINWGSSTSSSGLSFCLKTQESFDSSVMLLRGRKMQYQDKVAGCAAKETKTRQEEYAKEADDEYVTLVRFTEENPTGRATALLNWKLLVVELLPEEDAVLVLLLCVSILRTVSEMRKEDVGSLLIRRRLKEAKLGARDWGSVVLHTSSLPSSIASPCLQPWYWNANKVMAQHEGNSITRQPASNYSPVEGGDMLYKRGIIT; this is encoded by the exons ATGTCTAACCAAACCTTAAACGACATGTCGTCGTCGTCGTCGTCGTCGTCGGGAGTAAGGAGTCTCAGCGAGATATCGGAGAAGGACACGGTTCATCTCAGCGTCGATCTCGTGTCGGCGGCGAGACGAAACATTGGGTTCTTGAGGAGTGTGAATGAGTGTCATTGGCTTCACCAAAGAGCAACGATTGTTGAAGCAATAAGGAg GTATGAGGAGGTGTGGATGCCGTTGATTTCTGATCTGACAGTGGTGGGGTCAACGCCTCCTATGGTTTTGCCACCTTTTGATGTTGAGTGGGTTTGGTTTTGTCACACCTTGAATCCT gTTGCTTACAGGAAATACTGTGAGTCAAGGTTCTCAAAACTAATTGGAAAACCAGCAATCTtcaatgaagaaaatgaagagtaTGCATTGATGAGATGCAGAGAAATCTGGGTTCAAAGACATGAATCTGAGCCTTTTGAGAATGAAGTGGAATCAGATTCCCAAGACCCACCAGGGATAAATCAAGATCTTTTCAATCAAGTTAAAAAGCACAAGTTTCTGtactcaaaattttcagaacCATACTTCTTTGAGCTAGTGTATTTGATAGCAGCAAGACAAAGATACAGAGGATTCCTGTACATGATGCAAAGGTTTGGAGATGGGTGCCTTAGATTTGTTCCTGCTTTGGATATTGTCCTAATGCTGCTGACTCATCAG AGCTACCCAACAGTGTATGTAGAGGATTTGAAGGACAAGTGGGATGATATGGGCAAGGTAGTGGGGTTATGGGAaactgtaaaagaaaaagaggtaGACGAATCCAAGAACCTATGGGAGAGAACCTTTGATCAGCCTTATGAGAAAGCTGGAGGTGGGCTAGCAGTGGAATTGGACAATCTTAAGGCCAAGCGACCAATCTACTGGGAGGTTTCAGATGTAGATGTTAACACTAAATACAAGTCTATGATCCCAAGGTTCCTACTTGAG GTATGTGTTTTTGTGAGGCTCAATGATCGGACGAAGGTGAGCAATGGAGACACAAAACACAAGTTTCTACGTCTCCGGGCAGTAAGATGTCACAGGGAGCTCAAGCTTGATGAATTAATCTCCAACTTTTCGTATGATTCATGGCGGAAAGCCTGGCATCTCTACTGTGAGTTTGGAACTAGAGGACTTATGGTTGAGCTTCGTGGCCGCGGTGGTCGCTGCTTCAAAGGAAGTAAATCGCTGGACTCAATGCCATTTTATTGGAATGATTTACTAAGGGCACCCTCTATTACTTTGTCAAGAAAGGTTGATCAAGTGAGGATTGTTGCTTCTATAACTCCCCCGGTTCAAGCCCCCTACTTGTTGAAATGTGTGCCTGACAGAGTCACAGATGATTCAGGAGCCATGATATCTGATGTGATTCTGAAGTTAAACAACTACAGGCCTCAGAAAGGTCGTTGGCTGTCCCGGACAGTTCTAGACCATGCTGGGAGAGAGTGTTTTGTTGTTAGAATAAG AGTGGGAGGAGGATTTTGGAGAAGAGGAGCTGAAACTCCTTCTGCTGTGAATTGGGAGGACAGGATAATTGAAATACGGGAAGGGTCTTGGTCTTATGTCGCTGGTTCCATTGGTAGAGCTCCTG AGAAAGTGGTAGGAACAGCCACACCAAAAGAATCTCCAGAGCAGTGGCAAGCGGCATGGGAGTTTTCAACAGGTGATGAATTGTTGATCAATTGGGGATCTTCGACCTCAAGTTCTGGCCTGAGTTTTTGTCTAAAAACTCAAGAATCTTTCGATTCTTCC GTGATGTTGTTGAGGGGACGAAAGATGCAATATCAAGACAAGGTGGCAGGGTGTGCCGCCAAAGAAACCAAAACCAGACAAGAAGAATATGCAAAGGAAGCTGATGATGAATACGTGACCCTGGTAAGGTTCACAGAAGAGAACCCAACAGGGAGAGCAACCGCCCTGTTGAACTGGAAGCTGTTGGTGGTAGAATTGTTGCCCGAAGAAGATGCTGTTTTGGTGCTTCTGCTTTGTGTTTCGATACTCAGGACTGTGTCCGAGATGAGAAAGGAAGATGTCGGAAGTTTGTTGATAAGGAGGAGGTTGAAGGAAGCGAAACTCGGTGCCAGAGACTGGGGTTCTGTCGTACTTCACACTTCTTCACTGCCCTCATCCATTGCTTCACCTTGTCTGCAACCTTGGTATTGGAATGCTAACAAAGTGATGGCACAGCATGAAGGTAACAGTATCACAAGGCAACCGGCATCTAATTATTCACCTGTTGAAGGTGGCGATATGTTGTACAAGCGAGGGATCATTACATAA
- the LOC18600507 gene encoding uncharacterized protein LOC18600507 isoform X2, with translation MSNQTLNDMSSSSSSSSGVRSLSEISEKDTVHLSVDLVSAARRNIGFLRSVNECHWLHQRATIVEAIRRYEEVWMPLISDLTVVGSTPPMVLPPFDVEWVWFCHTLNPVAYRKYCESRFSKLIGKPAIFNEENEEYALMRCREIWVQRHESEPFENEVESDSQDPPGINQDLFNQVKKHKFLYSKFSEPYFFELVYLIAARQRYRGFLYMMQRFGDGCLRFVPALDIVLMLLTHQSYPTVYVEDLKDKWDDMGKVVGLWETVKEKEVDESKNLWERTFDQPYEKAGGGLAVELDNLKAKRPIYWEVSDVDVNTKYKSMIPRFLLEVCVFVRLNDRTKVSNGDTKHKFLRLRAVRCHRELKLDELISNFSYDSWRKAWHLYCEFGTRGLMVELRGRGGRCFKGSKSLDSMPFYWNDLLRAPSITLSRKVDQVRIVASITPPVQAPYLLKCVPDRVTDDSGAMISDVILKLNNYRPQKGRWLSRTVLDHAGRECFVVRIRVGGGFWRRGAETPSAVNWEDRIIEIREGSWSYVAGSIGRAPVQRKW, from the exons ATGTCTAACCAAACCTTAAACGACATGTCGTCGTCGTCGTCGTCGTCGTCGGGAGTAAGGAGTCTCAGCGAGATATCGGAGAAGGACACGGTTCATCTCAGCGTCGATCTCGTGTCGGCGGCGAGACGAAACATTGGGTTCTTGAGGAGTGTGAATGAGTGTCATTGGCTTCACCAAAGAGCAACGATTGTTGAAGCAATAAGGAg GTATGAGGAGGTGTGGATGCCGTTGATTTCTGATCTGACAGTGGTGGGGTCAACGCCTCCTATGGTTTTGCCACCTTTTGATGTTGAGTGGGTTTGGTTTTGTCACACCTTGAATCCT gTTGCTTACAGGAAATACTGTGAGTCAAGGTTCTCAAAACTAATTGGAAAACCAGCAATCTtcaatgaagaaaatgaagagtaTGCATTGATGAGATGCAGAGAAATCTGGGTTCAAAGACATGAATCTGAGCCTTTTGAGAATGAAGTGGAATCAGATTCCCAAGACCCACCAGGGATAAATCAAGATCTTTTCAATCAAGTTAAAAAGCACAAGTTTCTGtactcaaaattttcagaacCATACTTCTTTGAGCTAGTGTATTTGATAGCAGCAAGACAAAGATACAGAGGATTCCTGTACATGATGCAAAGGTTTGGAGATGGGTGCCTTAGATTTGTTCCTGCTTTGGATATTGTCCTAATGCTGCTGACTCATCAG AGCTACCCAACAGTGTATGTAGAGGATTTGAAGGACAAGTGGGATGATATGGGCAAGGTAGTGGGGTTATGGGAaactgtaaaagaaaaagaggtaGACGAATCCAAGAACCTATGGGAGAGAACCTTTGATCAGCCTTATGAGAAAGCTGGAGGTGGGCTAGCAGTGGAATTGGACAATCTTAAGGCCAAGCGACCAATCTACTGGGAGGTTTCAGATGTAGATGTTAACACTAAATACAAGTCTATGATCCCAAGGTTCCTACTTGAG GTATGTGTTTTTGTGAGGCTCAATGATCGGACGAAGGTGAGCAATGGAGACACAAAACACAAGTTTCTACGTCTCCGGGCAGTAAGATGTCACAGGGAGCTCAAGCTTGATGAATTAATCTCCAACTTTTCGTATGATTCATGGCGGAAAGCCTGGCATCTCTACTGTGAGTTTGGAACTAGAGGACTTATGGTTGAGCTTCGTGGCCGCGGTGGTCGCTGCTTCAAAGGAAGTAAATCGCTGGACTCAATGCCATTTTATTGGAATGATTTACTAAGGGCACCCTCTATTACTTTGTCAAGAAAGGTTGATCAAGTGAGGATTGTTGCTTCTATAACTCCCCCGGTTCAAGCCCCCTACTTGTTGAAATGTGTGCCTGACAGAGTCACAGATGATTCAGGAGCCATGATATCTGATGTGATTCTGAAGTTAAACAACTACAGGCCTCAGAAAGGTCGTTGGCTGTCCCGGACAGTTCTAGACCATGCTGGGAGAGAGTGTTTTGTTGTTAGAATAAG AGTGGGAGGAGGATTTTGGAGAAGAGGAGCTGAAACTCCTTCTGCTGTGAATTGGGAGGACAGGATAATTGAAATACGGGAAGGGTCTTGGTCTTATGTCGCTGGTTCCATTGGTAGAGCTCCTG TACAGAGAAAGTGGTAG
- the LOC18600506 gene encoding F-box/LRR-repeat protein 3, which translates to MALFRSNKNIFSLTEDLLVRVREKLATESDRKSFRLVCREFHRIDLLTRKHLRVLRIEFLPSLLQKHPQLQSLDLSACPRIDDRVVSFLLTRVGPGSNSPGWANWTRGLKCLVLSRTTGLRFTGLEMLARACPCLKSVDVSYCCGFGDREAAALSCAVGLRELKMDKCLHLSDVGLAKIAVGCLKLEKLSLKWCMDITDLGVDLLCKKCLDLKYLDVSYLKVTNESLHSIASLLKLEVLGLVACPLIDDAGLQFIGHGCPLLRVIDVSRCEGVSSSGLISVVRGHSNLLELNAGYCLSELSTTLLHWIKNLKHLEMIRIDGARISESSFPVISTNCKSLIEIGLSKCVGLTNMGIMRLVSGCINLRVLNLTCCHSITDAAISAIADSCRNLVCLKLESCHMITEKGLCQLGSSCLLLEEIDLTDCCGVNDKGLEYLSRCSQLLCLKLGLCTNISGKGLSYIGSNCTKIHELDLYRCSGIGDDGLEALSRGCKKLAKLNLSYCKEVSDRGLGYIGHLEELSDLEMRGLFKITGVGLEAVAAGCKRLADLDLKHCDKVDDSGYWALAYYSRNLRQINLSYCGISDIALCMVMGNLTRLQEAKLVHLGNVTVEGFELALRACCIRIKKVKLLAPLRLLLSSEILETLHARGCIIRWD; encoded by the exons atggCGTTGTTTCGATCGAACAAGAACATCTTTAGCTTAACAGAAGATCTACTCGTCCGAGTCCGTGAGAAACTCGCCACCGAGTCGGATCGGAAATCATTCCGACTTGTTTGCAGAGAGTTTCACCGAATCGACTTACTGACTCGGAAGCATCTCCGGGTTCTCCGAATCGAGTTCTTGCCGAGTCTTCTCCAGAAGCACCCCCAATTACAATCTCTCGACCTCTCCGCTTGCCCGCGCATTGACGACCGGGTCGTTTCCTTTCTCTTAACTCGGGTGGGTCCGGGATCGAACTCGCCGGGTTGGGCGAATTGGACTCGGGGACTGAAGTGTCTGGTACTGAGTCGAACGACGGGGTTGAGGTTCACGGGTTTGGAGATGTTGGCACGTGCATGTCCGTGTTTGAAGAGTGTAGACGTGTCGTATTGCTGTGGGTTTGGAGACAGGGAAGCAGCCGCGTTGTCGTGCGCGGTTGGACTGAGGGAGCTAAAGATGGATAAGTGCTTGCATCTGAGCGATGTCGGATTGGCGAAGATCGCCGTCGGGTGTTTGAAGTTGGAGAAGTTGAGTTTGAAGTGGTGTATGGATATAACTGATCTCGGTGTTGATCTTTTGTGTAAGAAATGCTTGGATTTGAAGTACCTTGATGTCTCTTATCTCAAG GTGACAAATGAATCACTTCATTCCATTGCTTCTCTGCTGAAGCTGGAGGTTTTGGGTTTGGTGGCGTGCCCTTTAATTGATGATGCTGGATTACAGTTTATTGGGCATGGATGCCCTTTACTAAGG GTAATTGATGTATCAAGGTGCGAAGGTGTGAGTTCGTCTGGTTTAATCTCTGTCGTTAGAGGCCATAGTAATCTTCTGGAGCTTAATGCTGGTTACTGTCTTTCA GAGCTTTCTACAACCCTTCTCCATTGGATAAAGAACTTAAAGCACCTTGAGATGATCAGAATTGATGGGGCTAGAATTTCTGAGTCTAGCTTTCCAGTCATTAGCACCAATTGCAAGTCATTGATAGAAATTGGTCTCAGCAAATGTGTGGGGTTGACCAACATGGGCATAATGAGACTGGTATCTGGCTGCATTAATTTGAGAGTCCTAAATCTTACATGCTGCCATTCCATTACTGATGCTGCAATTTCTGCCATAGCTGACTCATGCAGAAACCTTGTGTGCCTGAAGCTAGAGTCTTGCCATATGATTACTGAGAAGGGTCTTTGTCAGCTTGGATCCTCTTGCTTGCTGCTGGAGGAGATTGACCTAACAGATTGCTGCGGTGTAAATGACAAGG GACTTGAATATTTATCTAGATGTTCACAACTATTATGCTTGAAATTAGGACTTTGCACAAACATATCAGGCAAAGGACTCTCCTATATTGGTTCTAACTGTACAAAGATTCATGAACTGGATCTATACCG GTGTTCTGGTATTGGTGATGATGGTTTAGAGGCTTTATCTAGAGGTTGCAAGAAGTTGGCAAAACTCAACTTGTCATACTGCAAGGAAGTTTCTGACAGAGGGCTAGGATATATTGGTCATCTAGAGGAACTTTCTGATTTGGAGATGCGGGgactttttaaaattacagGTGTGGGTTTAGAAGCAGTTGCAGCTGGGTGTAAGAGGCTCGCAGATTTGGATTTGAAACACTGTGACAAAGTTGACGATTCAGGCTATTGGGCACTTGCCTACTACTCAAGGAACCTTCGACAG ATAAATTTGAGCTACTGTGGCATATCTGATATAGCATTGTGCATGGTGATGGGGAACTTGACACGCCTGCAAGAAGCAAAGCTTGTGCACCTGGGCAATGTCACAGTTGAAGGGTTTGAACTTGCACTTAGAGCCTGCTGCATCCGGATCAAAAAGGTCAAGCTACTTGCCCCTTTAAGGTTGTTGCTTTCATCAGAGATTCTTGAAACCCTGCATGCTAGAGGTTGCATCATAAGATGGGATTAG